The proteins below come from a single Stutzerimonas stutzeri RCH2 genomic window:
- the accB gene encoding acetyl-CoA carboxylase biotin carboxyl carrier protein — protein MDIRKVKKLIELLEESGIDELEIHEGEESVRISRHSKQVAMQQPIYAQAPAAPAPAPVAAAPAADAAPAAPKLNGNVVRSPMVGTFYRASSPESKAFVEVGQSVKKGDILCIVEAMKMMNHIEAEISGTIESILVENGQPVEYDQPLFTIV, from the coding sequence ATGGATATTCGCAAAGTCAAAAAGCTGATCGAACTGCTGGAAGAGTCCGGTATCGACGAACTGGAAATCCACGAGGGCGAAGAGTCGGTACGCATCAGCCGCCACAGCAAGCAGGTTGCGATGCAGCAGCCCATCTACGCCCAGGCTCCGGCTGCGCCAGCTCCCGCTCCGGTAGCTGCTGCCCCGGCTGCTGACGCTGCTCCTGCCGCACCCAAGCTGAACGGCAACGTGGTCCGCTCGCCGATGGTTGGCACCTTCTACCGTGCATCCTCGCCGGAATCCAAGGCGTTCGTCGAAGTCGGTCAGAGCGTGAAGAAGGGCGACATCCTCTGCATCGTCGAAGCCATGAAGATGATGAACCACATCGAGGCCGAGATCAGCGGCACCATCGAATCCATCCTGGTGGAGAATGGTCAGCCGGTCGAATACGACCAGCCGCTGTTCACCATCGTTTGA
- the aroQ gene encoding type II 3-dehydroquinate dehydratase, which produces MATLLVLHGPNLNLLGTREPGVYGAVTLAQINQNLEQHARDRGHHLLHLQSNAEYELIERIHAARSEGVDFILINPAAFTHTSVALRDALLAVSIPFIEVHLSNVHKREPFRHHSYFSDIAVGVICGLGASGYRLALEAALEQLAAS; this is translated from the coding sequence ATGGCCACGCTTCTGGTCCTGCACGGGCCGAATCTGAATCTGCTCGGCACCCGCGAACCAGGCGTCTACGGCGCGGTGACGCTGGCGCAGATCAACCAGAACCTCGAGCAGCATGCCCGCGATCGCGGACACCACCTGCTGCACCTGCAATCCAACGCCGAGTACGAGCTGATCGAGCGCATCCACGCCGCTCGCAGTGAAGGGGTCGACTTCATCCTGATCAATCCCGCGGCATTCACGCATACCAGCGTCGCATTACGTGACGCGTTGCTGGCCGTGAGCATCCCATTCATCGAAGTGCACCTGTCCAACGTGCACAAGCGTGAACCTTTCCGCCATCACTCCTACTTTTCCGATATCGCGGTGGGTGTGATCTGCGGCCTTGGCGCCAGCGGCTACCGGCTGGCCTTGGAGGCCGCCCTGGAACAACTCGCTGCTTCCTGA